A window from Litoribacterium kuwaitense encodes these proteins:
- the fabG gene encoding 3-oxoacyl-ACP reductase FabG — protein MGRLSKKIAVVTGAARGLGRGIAEKLCQEGAHVIIVDLNEEECQKVVAEFTEQDYQASAFPANIADHDEVSQLFTGLIQEFGTIDILVNNAGINRDVTLHKMSIEQWRQVIDVNLTGTFHCTQEAIKIMREKQYGRVISISSASWLGNFGQANYAASKAGVVGLTKTAARENATKGITCNAICPGFIDTDMTRGVPDKVWDQMVAKIPMGRAGSPSDVGNVVAFLASDEASYVTGEVINVGGGMVL, from the coding sequence ATGGGACGACTATCCAAGAAAATCGCAGTAGTGACAGGTGCCGCCAGAGGCTTAGGAAGAGGCATTGCCGAAAAGCTATGCCAAGAAGGGGCGCACGTGATCATTGTCGACCTTAATGAAGAAGAGTGCCAGAAAGTTGTTGCCGAGTTTACAGAACAAGACTACCAAGCAAGCGCCTTCCCAGCAAATATAGCTGACCATGATGAAGTGAGTCAATTATTTACAGGGCTCATTCAAGAGTTTGGAACCATCGATATTTTAGTCAACAATGCCGGAATTAATCGAGATGTTACTCTCCATAAAATGTCGATCGAGCAATGGCGGCAAGTCATCGACGTTAACCTGACAGGGACATTTCATTGTACACAGGAAGCAATTAAGATCATGCGCGAGAAGCAATACGGCAGAGTCATTTCTATTTCATCAGCGAGCTGGCTAGGCAACTTCGGACAGGCGAATTATGCTGCCTCAAAAGCTGGGGTGGTCGGACTAACAAAAACAGCCGCGAGAGAAAACGCGACAAAAGGCATTACTTGTAATGCGATTTGCCCTGGGTTTATTGACACAGATATGACTAGAGGCGTTCCAGACAAAGTATGGGATCAAATGGTTGCCAAAATTCCAATGGGACGAGCGGGAAGCCCTTCGGATGTTGGCAACGTCGTCGCATTCTTGGCGTCAGATGAA